Below is a genomic region from Microbacterium sp. KUDC0406.
GATGTGCGTCTTCACGGTCGCCTCGCTGAGGAACTCGCGGGTGGCGATCTCGGAGTTCGACAGTCCGCGTGCGGCGAGCGCGAAGATCTCGCGCTCGCGCTCGGTGAGGTCGGCGTAGGACGCGGGCACCGGTTTGGTCTCCGGCGTGAAGTGCGCGAACAGATCGCGGGTCGCCGACGCGGCGATCACGCTCGACCCCGACTCCACGGTGCGGATCGCGGCGAGCAGGAACTCCGGGTCGGCGTCCTTGAGCAGGAAGCCGCTCGCGCCCTGGCGGATCGCACGGGCGGCGGCCTCGTCGAGGTCGAAGGTCGTGAGCATCACGACGCGCGGCGGCTCCGGCCGGGCGAGGATCTCGGCGGTCGCGGTCAGACCGTCCATCACCGGCATCCGGATGTCCATCAGCACCACGTCGGGGCGGGTGCGCGCGACCACGGCGAGCGCCTCCTGACCGTCGCCCGCCTCACCCACCACGGTCATGTCGGGCTGCGACGACACCAGCATCCGGATGCCGGCGCGGAACAGCGCCTGGTCGTCGACGAGCACGACGTTGATCATGGGTTC
It encodes:
- a CDS encoding response regulator, yielding MINVVLVDDQALFRAGIRMLVSSQPDMTVVGEAGDGQEALAVVARTRPDVVLMDIRMPVMDGLTATAEILARPEPPRVVMLTTFDLDEAAARAIRQGASGFLLKDADPEFLLAAIRTVESGSSVIAASATRDLFAHFTPETKPVPASYADLTEREREIFALAARGLSNSEIATREFLSEATVKTHISRILTKLALRDRVQLVVFAFEHGLA